The Metabacillus sediminilitoris genome window below encodes:
- the rnz gene encoding ribonuclease Z has translation MNVMFLGTGAGIPAKARNVTSIALQLLEERKAIWLFDCGEATQHQILHTSIKPRKIEKIFITHMHGDHIYGLPGLISSRSFQGGEDLLTIYGPRGLEEFVRISLSVSHSHLTYPIKFIEIEEGIVFEDQQFKVIAKKLEHGIDSYGYRVVEKDLPGKLLVNKLEAFSIKPGPIYQKIKEGKQILLDDGTILEGKDFLGPQQKGRIVTILGDTRYTESSLELALEADLLVHEATFSEEDEELAYNYYHSTTKQAAFIARNSKAKKLLLTHISSRYQTEADLMKLVEEAKRIYPMSYLASDFMQIEIPKNRV, from the coding sequence GTGAATGTCATGTTTCTTGGAACAGGGGCAGGGATACCGGCAAAAGCACGAAATGTTACGAGTATAGCTCTTCAATTGTTAGAGGAAAGAAAAGCGATATGGCTGTTTGATTGTGGAGAGGCGACACAGCATCAAATTTTACATACATCGATTAAACCTAGGAAAATAGAGAAGATTTTTATTACCCATATGCATGGTGATCATATATATGGGTTGCCAGGGTTGATTAGCAGCCGTTCATTTCAAGGCGGTGAAGATCTTTTAACAATTTACGGACCAAGAGGTCTTGAGGAATTTGTAAGAATTTCTCTTTCAGTAAGTCATTCACATCTTACATACCCAATTAAATTTATAGAAATTGAGGAAGGCATAGTTTTTGAAGACCAACAATTTAAGGTTATTGCTAAGAAATTAGAGCATGGAATTGATTCATATGGTTATCGTGTTGTTGAGAAAGATTTACCTGGGAAGCTGCTTGTAAATAAATTAGAAGCTTTTTCAATTAAACCTGGTCCAATCTATCAAAAGATTAAAGAAGGGAAGCAGATTCTTCTTGATGATGGAACTATTTTAGAAGGTAAGGATTTTCTAGGACCACAGCAAAAAGGGAGGATTGTAACAATTCTTGGTGATACAAGATATACTGAGTCTAGTTTGGAACTTGCATTAGAAGCAGACTTGCTTGTTCATGAGGCTACTTTTTCTGAAGAAGATGAAGAGCTTGCATATAATTATTATCATTCCACGACAAAACAAGCTGCATTTATTGCAAGAAATTCGAAGGCTAAAAAGCTTCTTCTTACACATATAAGCTCGCGATATCAAACTGAAGCTGATTTAATGAAGCTAGTAGAAGAGGCTAAAAGGATTTATCCGATGTCCTATTTGGCTTCTGATTTTATGCAAATTGAAATTCCTAAAAATCGTGTATGA
- the ureC gene encoding urease subunit alpha, with translation MSFHMSRHQYADMFGPTVGDQVRLGDTELFIEVEKDLTTYGDEVKFGGGKVIRDGMGQHPLATRTEAVDLVVTNALILDYTGIYKADIGIKDGLIAKIGKAGNPLLMDHVDIIIGASTEVLAGEGKIVTAGGIDAHIHFISPQQIQTAIESGITTMIGGGTGPATGTNATTCTPGSWNIHRMLEAAEEFPMNLGFLGKGNSSSEEALIEQIEAGAIGLKLHEDWGTTASNIDKALSVADKYDIQVAIHTDTLNEGGFVEDTIRAIDGRVIHTYHTEGAGGGHAPDIIKAASYPHILPSSTNPTRPYTINTIAEHLDMLMVCHHLDPSVPEDLAFADSRIRKETIAAEDILHDLGVFSMISSDSQAMGRVGEVIIRTWQTADKMKRQRGELVSGEKNDNARAKRYIAKYTINPAITHGISDNVGSIEVGKLADFVLWEPAFFGAKPELIVKGGMIAWSVMGDPNASIPTPQPSLYRPMFASYGKAKYSTSMTFLSQAAYEQKIPEQLGLQKKIGVVRNIRQLKKSDMVLNGETPEIEVDPQTYEVIVDGELIICEPDDKVALAQRYFLF, from the coding sequence ATGAGTTTTCATATGTCGAGACATCAATATGCAGATATGTTTGGACCAACAGTTGGAGATCAGGTGAGACTTGGTGATACTGAGCTATTTATCGAAGTAGAAAAGGATCTTACAACATACGGAGACGAAGTAAAGTTCGGAGGCGGAAAGGTTATTCGTGATGGGATGGGACAGCATCCTTTAGCTACGAGAACAGAAGCAGTTGATCTTGTCGTAACAAATGCGCTGATTCTTGATTATACAGGGATATATAAAGCAGATATCGGGATTAAGGATGGCCTAATCGCGAAAATTGGAAAGGCAGGAAATCCATTGCTAATGGATCATGTTGATATCATTATTGGAGCATCAACAGAGGTACTTGCTGGAGAGGGGAAAATTGTTACAGCTGGCGGGATTGATGCACATATTCATTTTATTTCCCCTCAACAAATCCAAACAGCTATTGAATCTGGAATTACAACAATGATTGGTGGTGGAACGGGACCTGCAACAGGAACGAATGCAACAACTTGTACGCCAGGTTCATGGAATATTCATAGAATGCTAGAAGCTGCAGAGGAATTTCCTATGAATCTTGGATTTCTTGGGAAAGGCAATTCTTCGAGTGAAGAAGCGCTTATCGAACAAATCGAAGCTGGAGCAATCGGATTAAAGCTGCACGAAGATTGGGGAACAACTGCTTCGAATATAGATAAAGCACTGTCAGTAGCGGACAAATATGATATTCAAGTTGCTATTCATACGGATACATTAAATGAAGGAGGTTTCGTTGAAGATACAATTCGGGCGATCGATGGACGGGTTATTCATACATATCATACAGAAGGTGCTGGGGGAGGGCATGCACCTGACATTATCAAGGCTGCTTCATATCCGCATATTCTTCCATCTTCAACAAATCCGACTAGACCATATACAATCAATACGATAGCTGAGCATTTAGATATGCTTATGGTATGTCATCACTTAGATCCTTCCGTACCGGAGGACTTAGCGTTTGCAGATTCAAGAATAAGAAAAGAAACGATTGCAGCAGAAGATATTCTCCACGATCTCGGTGTATTTAGTATGATCAGCTCAGATTCCCAAGCAATGGGAAGAGTTGGCGAAGTCATTATAAGAACATGGCAAACAGCTGATAAAATGAAACGCCAGCGGGGAGAACTTGTTTCAGGTGAAAAAAATGATAATGCAAGAGCAAAGAGGTATATTGCCAAATATACCATTAATCCTGCAATAACCCATGGAATATCAGATAATGTTGGTTCCATCGAGGTTGGGAAGTTAGCGGATTTTGTATTGTGGGAGCCAGCTTTTTTTGGTGCAAAACCAGAATTAATTGTTAAAGGCGGGATGATCGCTTGGAGTGTGATGGGTGACCCAAATGCCTCCATTCCGACACCACAGCCTTCATTGTATCGCCCGATGTTTGCGAGCTACGGTAAAGCAAAATATTCGACATCAATGACATTTTTGTCCCAAGCAGCTTATGAGCAAAAGATTCCCGAACAGCTTGGTCTTCAAAAAAAAATAGGTGTTGTGCGAAACATTCGTCAGCTGAAAAAATCGGATATGGTCTTGAATGGAGAAACACCAGAAATTGAAGTAGATCCACAAACATATGAAGTAATAGTAGATGGTGAATTAATCATATGTGAGCCAGATGACAAAGTCGCTCTTGCGCAACGATACTTTCTATTTTGA
- a CDS encoding urease accessory protein UreD, whose product MTYTGCLQLEVGKKENRSVIGNSFFDGVFKITRPTYFSDGMPLLTLLHVGGGYVDGDTYKSEVIVHEDAQLALTTQASTKVYKSPRYGVVQTMDYHLKENSVLFVKQDPLILYHDANFSQYTNVHMSSTSTFYYTDIITPGWSQNGRLFQYKKLASKLRIFINGQLEVFDHQLIVPEKMSGDLMRLEGYTHIGTMIMIHQQISDELIDDIRSEMSTIAIDVRFGISMLNVKGFSIKVLALSTPEIELIFSICEKMFRKRLYNQDKIEWRK is encoded by the coding sequence ATGACCTATACAGGCTGCCTTCAGCTTGAGGTAGGTAAAAAAGAAAATAGGTCTGTCATTGGTAACAGTTTTTTTGATGGTGTTTTCAAAATTACCCGGCCAACTTATTTTTCAGATGGAATGCCACTACTCACACTTTTGCATGTGGGAGGCGGTTATGTTGATGGAGATACATATAAATCTGAAGTGATCGTTCATGAAGATGCACAACTTGCCTTAACAACACAAGCGTCCACAAAGGTCTATAAATCACCGAGGTATGGTGTTGTTCAAACAATGGATTATCACTTAAAAGAGAATAGTGTGCTTTTTGTAAAACAGGATCCATTAATTCTTTATCATGATGCAAATTTTTCTCAATATACAAATGTGCATATGAGCTCAACATCTACCTTTTATTATACGGACATTATTACTCCAGGATGGTCACAAAACGGAAGACTGTTCCAATACAAAAAGCTTGCTTCTAAATTGAGAATCTTTATTAATGGACAGTTAGAGGTTTTCGATCATCAACTGATTGTCCCTGAGAAAATGAGTGGAGACTTGATGCGATTGGAAGGCTACACACATATTGGTACGATGATTATGATCCATCAACAAATAAGTGATGAATTAATTGACGATATAAGGAGTGAAATGTCAACAATAGCTATTGATGTGCGTTTTGGGATTAGTATGTTAAATGTTAAGGGTTTTTCAATTAAAGTTTTAGCTTTAAGCACTCCAGAAATCGAACTCATCTTTTCTATATGTGAAAAGATGTTCCGTAAGAGATTATATAATCAAGATAAAATTGAGTGGAGAAAATAA
- a CDS encoding urease accessory protein UreF, producing MTNKLFHLLQICDSNFPSGIFSHSFGLETYIQENKIFNKDTFLIAIKQFLQTQFLYTDGFACRIAYESLKINDLEKVWQLDQELFSLANARETREGNRRIGRQQVKVFNELFINEQLKIYEAKIKAKQVHGHSSIVFAMVCFGLKIDLQTTLSCYLFATASSLIQNGVRGIPLGQTDGQKLLLELQSFLGALVEEILQCEEEVFGANATGLEIAQMMHEQLSVRLFMS from the coding sequence ATGACTAATAAACTTTTTCATCTTCTCCAAATCTGTGATTCTAATTTTCCATCAGGGATATTTTCACATTCATTTGGATTAGAAACTTATATTCAAGAGAACAAAATTTTTAATAAAGACACATTCTTAATTGCGATAAAGCAGTTCCTTCAAACACAGTTTTTGTATACGGATGGTTTTGCATGCCGTATAGCCTATGAATCCTTGAAAATAAACGATCTTGAAAAAGTTTGGCAACTTGATCAAGAGTTATTTTCACTTGCAAATGCAAGAGAGACTCGTGAAGGAAATCGTAGAATCGGGCGGCAGCAAGTGAAAGTTTTCAATGAACTATTCATAAATGAGCAATTAAAAATCTATGAAGCGAAAATAAAAGCTAAACAAGTACATGGTCATAGTTCAATCGTTTTTGCAATGGTGTGCTTTGGCTTGAAGATCGATTTGCAAACGACACTATCATGTTATTTATTTGCAACTGCCTCATCGCTTATTCAAAACGGAGTCAGGGGTATTCCACTTGGGCAAACAGATGGGCAAAAGCTCTTACTAGAATTGCAGTCTTTCTTAGGAGCTCTAGTAGAAGAAATATTACAATGTGAAGAGGAAGTGTTTGGTGCTAATGCAACTGGACTTGAAATTGCACAAATGATGCACGAACAACTTTCGGTTCGACTGTTTATGTCTTGA
- a CDS encoding chemotaxis protein CheW has translation MDISKVVVFRAGNEEYGIPIEHVISIEKIENINVIPNMPSYVKGVVKVRGDLIPVIDMNHIFYQKDTIIDGNSKLIVVQSEEIASALIVKDAKEILDVQEEQLKSIPVGAFQSTKYFTAVISLNERLITIIHPNLLISSLDEIALVKEEIISHQ, from the coding sequence ATGGATATATCAAAGGTGGTTGTTTTTCGTGCAGGTAATGAAGAATATGGAATTCCCATTGAGCATGTGATTTCGATTGAAAAGATTGAGAATATAAATGTTATTCCTAATATGCCTTCCTACGTGAAAGGTGTTGTGAAAGTAAGAGGAGATTTAATTCCAGTAATTGATATGAATCATATTTTTTACCAGAAGGATACAATAATCGATGGAAATAGCAAATTAATTGTTGTCCAATCGGAAGAGATAGCATCTGCTCTAATTGTTAAAGATGCAAAAGAAATCTTAGATGTTCAAGAGGAGCAACTAAAATCAATTCCTGTCGGAGCATTTCAATCAACAAAATACTTTACTGCTGTTATTAGCCTGAATGAACGATTGATTACAATCATTCATCCAAATCTTCTTATCTCAAGTCTTGATGAAATAGCTTTAGTAAAAGAAGAAATCATTAGTCACCAATAA
- a CDS encoding MBL fold metallo-hydrolase, with amino-acid sequence MDHLTQSKHVFKIELPTPFPVGDINVYVIKGDQLTLIDAGPKTEEAWNSFQHQLKQIGYSPKDIEQIVLTHHHPDHVGMLDYFNEEIPVIGHPFNKPWLKKDQQFFRSQSMFFKELFNEFGVDRHFLPILESLNQQTMEYSCDRELKGFLREGEVIGGLPGWRTLETPGHAQSHLAFYEESTGILIGGDLLLKHISPNPLLEPPMTSEQIRPKPQLQLNQSISRLLEIPISIAYTGHGENIEAVHELISYRLKKQAERAELVRTFLIEKPLTAFQVCQILFPKIYDKQLLLTMSETVGQLDYLSEAGQISVDVTQKTHRFFAI; translated from the coding sequence ATGGATCATCTTACACAGTCTAAGCATGTGTTTAAAATAGAGCTGCCAACACCTTTTCCAGTTGGTGACATAAATGTGTATGTCATTAAGGGAGATCAATTAACTCTCATAGATGCAGGCCCAAAAACAGAAGAAGCGTGGAATTCGTTTCAGCATCAATTAAAACAAATTGGATACTCGCCTAAGGATATTGAGCAAATCGTGCTCACACATCACCATCCCGACCATGTAGGAATGCTTGATTATTTTAACGAGGAAATTCCTGTTATAGGGCACCCTTTTAATAAACCTTGGCTAAAGAAGGATCAACAATTTTTTAGAAGCCAATCGATGTTTTTTAAGGAATTGTTTAATGAATTCGGTGTGGACCGACATTTTCTACCCATATTAGAGTCTCTGAATCAACAAACGATGGAATATTCATGTGACAGAGAATTGAAGGGTTTTTTAAGGGAAGGTGAGGTAATAGGAGGGCTTCCGGGGTGGCGTACTTTAGAAACTCCCGGTCATGCTCAAAGTCATTTAGCCTTTTACGAGGAAAGCACCGGGATATTAATCGGCGGAGATTTACTTTTAAAACATATTTCTCCAAATCCTTTACTAGAACCTCCGATGACGAGTGAGCAAATAAGGCCTAAGCCGCAACTACAATTAAATCAGTCAATATCGCGATTACTAGAAATACCAATTTCGATTGCATACACTGGACATGGTGAGAACATAGAGGCTGTACATGAGCTCATTTCATATCGACTAAAGAAACAAGCTGAACGTGCGGAACTTGTCCGGACATTTTTGATTGAGAAACCATTAACAGCATTTCAAGTATGCCAAATTCTGTTTCCGAAAATCTATGATAAACAGCTTTTACTGACAATGTCTGAAACAGTTGGACAGCTTGACTATTTATCAGAGGCTGGACAAATTAGTGTTGATGTGACACAAAAAACACATCGATTTTTTGCTATTTAA
- the ureG gene encoding urease accessory protein UreG codes for MSEPIRIGVGGPVGAGKTLLVDKLTRELMIDYELAVITNDIYTKEDAQFLIKNGALSEDRIIGVETGGCPHTAIREDASMNFAAIDELNERHPNLDLIFVESGGDNLAATFSPELVDFSIYIIDVAQGEKIPRKGGQGMIKSDLFIINKIDLAPYVGANLEVMRQDTLASRGDRPYIFTNLKDGTGVKEVVDWIRKEAFLVGLEA; via the coding sequence ATGAGTGAACCCATTCGTATTGGAGTTGGCGGACCGGTTGGTGCGGGAAAAACACTTTTAGTTGATAAACTAACAAGAGAATTAATGATAGATTATGAGCTTGCTGTGATAACAAATGATATTTATACAAAAGAAGATGCACAATTTTTAATAAAAAACGGAGCATTGTCTGAAGATCGAATTATCGGTGTTGAAACAGGCGGTTGCCCACATACTGCCATTCGCGAAGATGCCTCGATGAATTTTGCGGCGATTGATGAATTGAATGAACGACATCCAAATCTTGACTTAATTTTTGTTGAAAGCGGTGGTGACAATCTGGCTGCTACCTTCAGTCCAGAGTTAGTTGATTTTTCAATCTATATCATTGATGTTGCACAAGGGGAAAAGATTCCGAGAAAAGGCGGGCAGGGAATGATAAAATCTGATTTATTTATTATAAATAAAATAGATTTAGCACCATATGTAGGGGCAAACCTTGAGGTAATGAGACAAGATACACTAGCATCTCGTGGTGATCGACCTTATATTTTTACAAATCTTAAGGATGGGACGGGTGTAAAGGAAGTAGTTGATTGGATCCGGAAGGAAGCTTTTTTAGTAGGGCTTGAAGCATGA
- a CDS encoding DNA polymerase IV gives MEHPTSGRIILHVDMNSFYASVEMAYDPSLKGKPLAIAGNVEERKGIIVTCSYEARAKGVKTTMPLWQAKKLCPELIVKKPNFERYRKASRAMFDLLRDYTELVEPVSIDEGYIDLTHYQGIKSLEIAKVIQERLLDELLLPCSIGVAPNKFLAKMASNMKKPLGITVLRKRELSEKLWPLPVHDMHGVGDKTAEKLKTIGVNTIYDLAHGDRAQLKQLLGVNGERLKQRANGVDNRVVNPDSIYDFKSIGHSTTLAKNTTNEAELTEILRKLAHSVAVRMKRKDVLATKIFITIKYANLQSITRSKKLENSIGDVDDIFSVAKQLFFTHWNEDPVRLLGITGQDLVEKDDAMKQLDLFTFEKDAKEEPILSVIEKINQKYGNQFIRRGVKGKKEEDFSSGTSFNKDFLLE, from the coding sequence ATGGAACATCCTACAAGCGGTCGAATCATCTTACATGTCGATATGAATAGTTTTTATGCATCCGTTGAAATGGCCTATGATCCTTCTCTTAAAGGAAAACCATTAGCAATTGCAGGTAATGTGGAAGAGAGGAAGGGGATCATTGTTACATGTAGTTATGAAGCTCGCGCAAAAGGGGTCAAAACGACGATGCCGCTTTGGCAGGCGAAAAAGCTATGTCCAGAGCTCATTGTAAAAAAGCCGAATTTTGAGCGTTATCGAAAAGCGTCTAGAGCCATGTTCGACTTGTTAAGAGACTATACAGAGCTTGTTGAACCAGTTTCAATTGATGAGGGGTATATAGATCTTACTCACTATCAAGGCATTAAATCTTTAGAAATCGCAAAAGTCATTCAAGAACGGCTATTAGATGAACTGTTACTGCCGTGCAGTATTGGAGTGGCTCCAAATAAATTTTTAGCTAAGATGGCTTCAAATATGAAAAAACCGCTCGGAATTACAGTACTTAGAAAAAGGGAACTCTCTGAAAAACTATGGCCACTGCCTGTTCATGACATGCATGGTGTTGGGGATAAAACAGCTGAAAAGCTCAAAACAATTGGTGTTAACACGATCTATGACCTCGCACATGGAGATCGTGCACAACTTAAACAATTGCTGGGGGTTAATGGAGAGCGGTTAAAGCAACGTGCAAATGGTGTTGATAATAGAGTTGTAAATCCTGATTCTATTTATGATTTTAAAAGTATTGGTCATTCAACAACTCTTGCTAAAAATACGACAAATGAAGCAGAATTAACAGAAATTTTACGTAAGCTAGCACATTCTGTAGCTGTAAGGATGAAACGAAAAGATGTTCTTGCAACAAAGATTTTTATTACGATCAAATACGCTAATTTACAATCCATCACAAGAAGTAAAAAATTAGAAAACTCCATCGGGGATGTTGATGATATCTTTTCTGTTGCAAAACAACTTTTTTTCACACATTGGAATGAAGATCCAGTAAGGCTTTTGGGAATAACGGGCCAAGATTTGGTTGAAAAAGACGACGCGATGAAGCAATTAGATCTTTTTACATTTGAAAAAGATGCAAAAGAAGAGCCTATTCTTTCTGTCATAGAAAAAATAAACCAAAAATATGGAAATCAATTCATAAGACGAGGTGTAAAAGGTAAAAAAGAAGAAGATTTTTCATCAGGGACGAGCTTCAATAAAGACTTTTTACTGGAGTAA
- the proC gene encoding pyrroline-5-carboxylate reductase: MEKIGFIGAGSMAEAMIAGLIKGGVFQPEQIIVANHSNTERLQELSKKYRINTTHNKISLVKDVSIIVLAVKPKDIKSSLDGLQEYIHDQLIVSLLAGITIDTINSIIGRQTAVIRAMPNTSAAIAKSATAIAASENVTMSQINKCKALFEAIGICKIVDEGQLDAVTGLSGSGPAYVYFLVEAMEKAAVEVGLDMVVARELIAQTLLGASSMIASSEKSPYQLRKEVTSPNGTTEAGINILKEQDVEKALVSCIKRATERATELKDMFTEELVLSHSKLELNGQSK, translated from the coding sequence ATGGAGAAGATTGGATTTATTGGAGCGGGATCAATGGCAGAAGCAATGATTGCAGGTCTTATAAAAGGCGGTGTATTTCAACCCGAGCAAATTATTGTTGCAAATCATTCAAATACAGAGCGTTTGCAGGAACTGTCAAAAAAATACAGAATTAACACGACTCATAATAAAATATCTTTAGTCAAAGATGTATCAATTATCGTTTTAGCAGTAAAACCAAAGGACATAAAAAGTAGTTTGGATGGCCTTCAAGAATATATTCATGACCAACTCATCGTTTCTCTATTAGCCGGAATCACAATCGATACAATTAATAGTATCATTGGGAGACAAACAGCCGTCATACGAGCAATGCCAAATACATCTGCAGCAATTGCCAAATCAGCAACTGCCATCGCTGCTAGTGAAAACGTAACAATGAGTCAAATCAATAAATGTAAAGCACTTTTTGAAGCTATTGGAATATGTAAAATTGTGGATGAAGGTCAACTAGATGCAGTAACAGGGCTTTCAGGCAGTGGACCTGCATATGTTTATTTTCTAGTAGAAGCAATGGAAAAGGCAGCCGTTGAAGTTGGGTTAGATATGGTTGTAGCAAGAGAACTCATCGCTCAAACATTGCTAGGAGCATCTTCCATGATTGCATCTTCTGAAAAATCACCTTATCAACTTAGAAAGGAAGTCACAAGCCCTAACGGAACGACCGAAGCAGGAATTAACATCCTAAAAGAGCAAGATGTAGAAAAGGCCCTTGTCTCCTGTATTAAACGAGCAACTGAAAGAGCAACAGAATTAAAAGATATGTTTACAGAGGAACTTGTCCTATCTCATTCTAAACTTGAGCTTAATGGACAATCCAAATAA
- a CDS encoding urease subunit beta codes for MIPGEYKLKQEPITCNAGKQPIKLEVINNGDRPVQIGSHFHFYEINRSLSFDRNEAYGRRLNIPAGTAVRFEPGDKKVVELVTFSGERKVYGLNNLTNDVLDKGV; via the coding sequence ATGATACCAGGTGAATACAAGTTAAAGCAGGAGCCTATAACATGTAATGCAGGAAAGCAGCCTATAAAACTAGAGGTTATAAATAATGGTGATCGGCCAGTACAAATTGGCTCCCATTTTCATTTTTATGAAATTAATCGTTCGCTTTCATTTGATCGTAATGAGGCATATGGCCGCAGATTAAATATTCCGGCAGGTACGGCGGTACGATTTGAACCAGGGGATAAAAAAGTGGTTGAACTTGTGACATTTTCAGGTGAACGAAAAGTGTATGGACTAAACAATTTAACAAATGATGTACTAGATAAAGGAGTGTAA
- the ureE gene encoding urease accessory protein UreE, whose amino-acid sequence MIIEKIVGNIKDLDTAPQHIERVYVRSDDLVKKIQRVKTDHGKEIGIRLKDIKELSDGDILFQDEKNSIVISVIEDDVIVIKPTSIQQMGEIAHQLGNRHLPAQFNKDEMIVQYDYLVEKLLNEHEVPFIREKRKMNEAFKHIGHSHD is encoded by the coding sequence ATGATAATCGAAAAAATTGTAGGTAATATAAAAGATTTAGATACAGCCCCGCAGCATATTGAAAGAGTATATGTAAGGAGTGATGATTTAGTAAAAAAAATTCAACGTGTGAAAACTGATCATGGGAAAGAGATAGGAATTCGGCTTAAAGATATAAAGGAGTTATCAGACGGTGATATCTTATTTCAAGATGAGAAAAATTCGATTGTCATTAGTGTGATTGAAGATGATGTGATTGTTATCAAGCCAACAAGCATTCAACAAATGGGTGAAATTGCACATCAGCTAGGGAACCGCCATCTTCCAGCCCAATTTAATAAAGATGAAATGATTGTACAATACGATTATTTAGTAGAAAAATTGCTCAATGAACATGAGGTTCCCTTCATACGGGAAAAAAGGAAAATGAATGAAGCTTTTAAACATATTGGACATTCCCATGACTAA
- the zwf gene encoding glucose-6-phosphate dehydrogenase, with protein sequence MTQEKHPKAIIVIFGATGDLAKRKLFPSIYRLVENNKISQEFAVVGVGRRPWSNDEFRNNVSDSIQTAMKESKELDDFTSHFYYHPFDVTNPTSYLELNNLLNNLDGTYETEGNRVFFLAMAPEFFGTIAQNLKKQGLTATNGWSRIVIEKPFGHDLPSAQKLNQEIREAFNEDQIYRIDHYLGKEMVQNIEVIRFSNALFEPLWNNRYISNIQITSSETLGVEDRGRYYENSGALRDMVQNHMLQMVALLAMEPPIKLNTNEIRSEKVKVLRALRAVSEDEVKDYFIRGQYSNGELDGKQLIAYRDENNVDDDSQTETYVAGKLLIDNFRWAGVPFYIRTGKRMAAKSTKIVVQFKDIPMNLYYKKGETVPPNLLIINIQPDEGITLHLNVKKDGGNSKPVKLDLSNNFFDGINTPEAYEKLLYDCMRGDATNFTHWDEVALSWSFVDPISEAWKKGKAELTTYPSGSMGPKEADELLKDDDNEWLPVN encoded by the coding sequence ATTACTCAAGAAAAACATCCTAAAGCAATTATTGTTATTTTCGGTGCAACTGGAGATTTAGCAAAACGTAAGTTGTTTCCATCCATCTACCGCTTAGTTGAAAACAATAAAATAAGCCAAGAGTTTGCGGTAGTAGGTGTAGGAAGAAGACCATGGTCAAATGATGAGTTTCGAAACAATGTATCTGATTCCATTCAAACAGCGATGAAGGAATCAAAAGAACTAGACGATTTCACATCTCATTTTTATTATCATCCATTTGATGTCACAAATCCTACTTCTTATTTAGAACTGAATAATTTGTTGAACAATCTAGATGGTACATACGAAACAGAAGGTAACCGTGTCTTCTTTTTAGCGATGGCACCAGAATTTTTTGGTACAATTGCACAAAATTTAAAGAAGCAAGGTTTAACTGCTACAAATGGTTGGAGTCGAATTGTAATTGAAAAACCATTTGGACATGATCTTCCATCAGCTCAAAAACTAAACCAGGAAATACGCGAAGCTTTTAACGAAGATCAAATATACCGTATTGACCATTACTTAGGAAAAGAAATGGTCCAAAACATTGAAGTAATTCGTTTCTCAAATGCTCTATTCGAACCTTTATGGAATAATCGTTACATATCAAACATTCAAATAACATCAAGTGAAACATTGGGTGTAGAAGACCGTGGACGTTATTATGAAAATTCAGGTGCTTTGCGGGATATGGTTCAAAACCATATGCTTCAAATGGTCGCGTTATTGGCAATGGAGCCCCCTATCAAACTTAATACAAATGAGATTAGAAGTGAAAAAGTAAAGGTACTAAGAGCGCTTCGTGCAGTATCTGAAGATGAAGTAAAAGATTACTTTATTCGTGGACAATATTCAAATGGGGAATTAGATGGTAAACAATTAATTGCCTACCGTGATGAAAATAATGTTGATGACGATTCTCAAACAGAAACGTATGTAGCTGGAAAGTTGTTAATAGATAACTTTAGATGGGCTGGTGTACCATTCTACATTCGTACTGGTAAGAGAATGGCTGCAAAATCAACAAAAATCGTCGTTCAATTTAAAGATATTCCTATGAACCTTTATTATAAAAAAGGGGAAACTGTTCCACCTAATTTACTCATTATAAATATCCAGCCTGATGAGGGAATTACTCTCCATTTAAATGTAAAGAAAGATGGCGGAAACTCTAAACCAGTTAAATTGGATCTTTCAAACAATTTCTTTGATGGAATTAACACACCTGAAGCATATGAAAAGCTGCTTTACGATTGCATGAGAGGAGATGCAACAAATTTCACTCACTGGGATGAGGTTGCATTATCTTGGAGCTTCGTTGATCCAATCTCAGAAGCTTGGAAAAAAGGGAAAGCTGAACTTACAACATACCCTTCAGGATCAATGGGACCAAAAGAAGCGGACGAATTACTTAAAGATGATGATAACGAATGGTTGCCTGTTAACTAA